A genomic stretch from Juglans microcarpa x Juglans regia isolate MS1-56 chromosome 3S, Jm3101_v1.0, whole genome shotgun sequence includes:
- the LOC121258418 gene encoding cell division control protein 48 homolog B — protein sequence MESQGTSSSHNIDSQNRWRAEQAIAGNAEALQALRELITFPLYYSREAQKLGLKWPQGLLLYGPPGTGKTSLVRAVVRECSAHLTIISPHSVHRAHAGESEKVLREAFSEALSQAVMGKPSVIFIDEIDALCPRRDSRREQDVRVASQLFTLMDSNKPSSTSVPQVVVVASTNRVDAIDPALRRSGRFDAEIEVTTPTEEERFQILKLYTKKVPLDPSVDLRAIAASCNGYVGADIEALCREATMFAVRRSSDANGSVGVLSLTMGDWKHAQSIVGPSITRGVTVEIPKVTWEDIGGLKDLKKKLQQAVEWPIKHSAAFSRLGISPVRGILLHGPPGCSKTTLAKAAAHAAQASFFSLSGAELYSMYVGEGEALLRNTFQRARLAAPSIIFFDEADVVAAKRGGSSSSNITVGERLLSTLLTEMDGLEEAKGILVLAATNRPHAIDAALMRPGRFDLVLYVPPPDLEARYEILRVHTRNMKIGHDVDLRRIAEDAELFTGAELEGLCREAGIVALRENIAATVVCDRHFQTVKASLKPALTRAEIDAYSSFLKTPSVTPSSVAHESKQREESMCPLFSVKICVVSLMFLVAAAAKYFLERTGQTQHKLAAT from the exons ATGGAAAGCCAAGGCACCAGCAGCAGCCACAACATCGACAGCCAGAACCGGTGGAGAGCTGAGCAAGCAATTGCCGGAAATGCAGAAGCTCTCCAAGCTCTCAGAGAGCTCATCACTTTCCCTCTCTATTACTCTCGCGAAGCTCAGAAACTCGGTCTTAAA TGGCCCCAAGGTTTGCTCCTGTACGGTCCACCGGGTACCGGAAAG ACAAGCTTGGTGCGGGCAGTTGTTCGGGAATGCAGTGCACATCTAACCATTATCAG TCCGCATTCTGTTCATAGAGCACATGCTGGAGAAAGTGAGAAGGTTCTGCGGGAGGCATTTTCAGAGGCATTGTCTCAAGCAGTGATGGGCAAGCCATCAGTTATATTTATCGATGAAATAGATGCACTTTGTCCTCGTCGTGATTCCAG AAGGGAGCAAGATGTTCGGGTGGCCTCTCAACTCTTTACACTAATGGACTCCAATAAACCTTCCTCAACTTCTGTACCACAGGTTGTTGTAGTTGCATCCACTAACAG GGTGGATGCAATTGACCCTGCACTAAGAAGATCAGGGCGTTTTGATGCTGAAATTGAAGTTACTACACCTACTGAGGAGGAGCGCTTTCAAATTCTCAAG CTCTACACAAAGAAGGTTCCTTTGGATCCCAGTGTTGATTTACGGGCCATAGCTGCATCTTGCAATGGCTATGTTGGAGCTGATATTGAAGCTTTATGTCGTGAGGCTACCATGTTTGCAGTTAGAAGGTCTTCTGATGCAAATGGAAGTGTTGGTGTGCTCAGCTTAACAATGGGAGACTGGAAACATGCACAATCCATAGTTGGGCCAAGCATAACTAGAGGTGTTACTGTGGAAATCCCAAAGGTAACTTGGGAAGATATTGGGGGATTAAAAGATTTGAAG AAAAAGCTCCAGCAAGCTGTCGAGTGGCCTATCAAACATTCTGCTGCATTTTCGAGGCTGGGGATATCTCCTGTGCGTGGAATTCTTCTGCATGGGCCTCCTGGATGCTCAAAAACCACCCTTGCTAAAGCTGCAGCTCATGCTGcccaagcttcttttttttccttgag TGGTGCAGAATTGTATTCGATGTATGTTGGAGAGGGAGAAGCTTTGTTGCGGAATACATTTCAGAGAGCTCGCCTTGCGGCACCAAGCATAATATTCTTCGATGAAGCTGACGTTGTTGCTGCTAAGCG AGGGGGGAGTTCAAGCAGCAACATCACAGTAGGAGAGAGGCTTCTATCTACTCTACTGACTGAAATGGATGGTTTAGAAGAAGCTAAA GGAATACTTGTTTTGGCTGCTACAAATCGTCCTCATGCAATTGATGCTGCACTTATGCGCCCTGGACGCTTTGATCTT GTGCTCTATGTACCACCACCTGATCTGGAGGCTCGGTATGAGATACTTCGTGTACATACACGTAACATGAAAATAGGCCATGATGTTGACCTCAGAAGAATAGCAGAAGATGCTGAGCTTTTCACAGGGGCTGAACTGGAAGGCCTGTGTAGGGAAGCTGGAATTGTAGCTCTGAGGGAAAACATTGCCGCCACTGTTGTGTGTGATCGTCATTTCCAGACGGTGAAGGCTTCATTGAAACCGGCACTCACAAGGGCAGAAATTGATGCATATTCATCGTTTCTGAAGACCCCATCTGTGACACCCTCAAGTGTCGCACACGAAAGCAAGCAGAGAGAGGAATCGATGTGTCCATTGTTTTCAGTTAAAATTTGTGTTGTAAGCTTAATGTTTCTAGTTGCTGCTGCAGCTAAATATTTTCTCGAACGTACAGGTCAAACCCAACATAAACTAGCTGCTACATGA
- the LOC121257946 gene encoding pre-mRNA-splicing factor ATP-dependent RNA helicase DEAH10, with protein sequence MPSMAQGGRLRDPTENPNKLHDRKLDAFSGKQNIAQHRKSLPIASVEKRLVDEVRYNDTLIIVGETGSGKTTQLPQFLFNAGFCRDGKTIGITQPRRVAAVTVARRVAEECGVELGQRVGYSIRFEDATSISTRIKYMTDGLLLREALLDPYLSRYSVIIVDEAHERTVHTDVLLGLLKNIQRARSKSFNDRVNIEKNKENNGTLSDKDNGVFLKQCQSRKFPPLKIIIMSASLDARGFSEYFGGARAVHVQGRQFPVDTFYTHHAEPDYLDAALITIFQIHLEEGPGDILVFLTGQEEIESVERLVKERLQQLPEGSRKLLTVPIFSALPSEKQMRAFRQAPAGFRKVILATNIAETSVTIPGIKYVIDPGLVKARSYDPVKGMESLIIIPISKSQALQRSGRAGREGSGKCFRLYPESEFDKLEDSTKPEIKRCNLSNVILQLKALGVDDILGFDFMEKPSRASIVKSLEQLFLLGALTDECKLSDPVGRQMAQLPLDPVYSRALILASQFNCLEEMLITVAMLSVESIFYGPREKLEEARTAMRRFSSPEGDHLSLVNVYHASDEFLDKRMVGLSKEKKDKILSKWCKENFINSRSLRHARDIHSQIRGHVEQMGLRVASCGDDMLQFRKCLAASFFLNAALRQPEGTYRALASGQVVQIHPSSVLFRAKPECIVFNELVQTNHKYIRNISRIDYLWLSELAPHYYCTQN encoded by the exons ATGCCTTCAATGGCTCAAGGAGGACGACTCCGAGACCCTACCGAAAACCCTAACAAACTTCACGACCGCAAGCTCGACGCCTTCTCTGG GAAGCAAAATATTGCGCAACATAGAAAGTCTCTTCCGATCGCTTCCG TCGAGAAACGACTTGTGGATGAGGTCCGTTACAATGATACTTTGATTATTGTTGGtgaaactggaagtggaaaaactaCCC AGTTGCCACAATTTCTATTTAATGCGGGATTTTGTCGGGATGGGAAAACTATTGGGATTACTCAGCCTAGACGTGTTGCGGCTGTTACTGTTGCAAGACGGGTTGCTGAGGAATGTGGCGTGGAGTTGGGCCAAAGGGTTGGGTATTCCATTAGATTTGAGGATGCGACTTCCATCTCAACGAGGATCAAATACATGACAGATGGATTGCTACTGAG GGAAGCATTGTTAGATCCATATCTCTCTAGATATTCAGTCATCATTGTTGATGAAGCCCACGAGAGGACTGTCCACACTGATGTTTTGCTGGGATTGCTTAAAAATATACAACGAGCAAGGTCAAAATCTTTCAATGACCGtgttaatattgaaaaaaataaggaaaacaaTGGCACTCTGTCGGATAAGGACAATGGTGTTTTTCTCAAGCAATGCCAAAGCAGAAAATTTCCTCCATTGAAGATAATTATCATGTCTGCGAGTTTAGATGCACGTGGTTTCTCTGAGTACTTCGGCGGTGCACGAGCTGTTCATGTCCAAGGGCGACAATTTCCTGTGGATACATTTTACACCCATCATGCTGAGCCGGATTATTTAGACGCAGCCTTAATTACCATATTCCAG aTTCATCTGGAGGAAGGCCCTGGTGATATACTTGTATTTTTGACTGGGCAAGAGGAGATTGAATCAGTTGAACGACTTGTAAAAGAGCGACTTCAACAGTTACCCGAAGGCAGTCGAAAGCTGTTAACTGTTCCCATATTTTCAGCTCTTCCCTCAGAAAAGCAAATGCGAGCATTTAGACAAGCTCCAGCCGGTTTCCGTAAG GTAATATTAGCAACAAATATTGCTGAGACATCAGTGACAATACCTGGAATCAAGTATGTTATAGATCCTGGACTTGTAAAAGCACGGTCGTATGATCCGGTCAAAGGAATGGAATCTTTGATCATTATTCCAATATCAAAATCACAGGCTCTTCAAAGGAG TGGACGAGCAGGTCGTGAAGGATCTGGAAAGTGCTTTCGTCTCTACCCGGAGAGTGAATTTGATAAACTTGAGGATTCAACAAAGCCTGAGATAAAACGATGCAACCTCTCTAATGTCATTTTGCAGCTCAAGGCTTTGGGTGTCGATGATATTCTTGGGTTTGACTTCATGGAGAAACCGTCAAG GGCATCTATTGTCAAGTCGTTGGAGCAATTATTCTTGCTAGGTGCTTTAACAGATGAATGTAAACTGTCAGATCCAGTAGGCCGTCAAATGGCTCAGCTCCCCTTAGACCCTGTTTATTCCAGAGCTCTTATTTTGGCTAGTCAGTTCAACTGCTTGGAAGAAATGTTGATAACTGTTGCGATGCTCTCAGTGGAATCTATTTTTTATGGCCCTCGTGAGAAGTTAGAAGAG GCAAGAACTGCAATGAGACGCTTTTCAAGTCCAGAGGGAGACCACCTCAGTTTGGTTAATGTGTACCATGCCTCTGATGAGTTCTTGGATAAGAGAATGGTGGGGCTCAGCAAAGAGAAAAAGGACAAAATTCTGAGCAAGTGGTGCAAGGAAAATTTCATCAATAGTCGTTCCCTGAGACATGCTCGTGACATTCACAG TCAAATTCGAGGTCATGTTGAACAAATGGGTCTTCGTGTTGCTTCTTGTGGAGATGACATGCTTCAGTTCCGCAAATGTCTCGCTGCTTCATTTTTCCTCAATGCAGCTTTGAGGCAGCCAGAGGGAACATATAG GGCTTTAGCAAGTGGTCAGGTGGTGCAGATCCACCCTTCTTCTGTATTATTCCGGGCAAAACCAGAGTGTATAGTTTTCAACGAACTAGTCCAAACTAATCATAAGTACATCCGCAACATTAGTAGAATCGATTACTTGTGGCTATCTGAACTGGCTCCTCATTATTATTGCACACAAAATTAA